The Leguminivora glycinivorella isolate SPB_JAAS2020 chromosome 1, LegGlyc_1.1, whole genome shotgun sequence genome includes a region encoding these proteins:
- the LOC125231398 gene encoding J domain-containing protein: MTGVDEILNYQRSPDDDFYALLGCDENSSAEQITAEFKILALQHHPDKNDGDKEAEAKFQKLKEAKETLCDPGKRALYDKWRQSGIAMGYKQWLGMKEHVQQSMHWSKPNTKDRMVEGASGPSSLGPAGGAARRASEGGAALWGRWGGNQEPPSEVISKFRNYEI, encoded by the exons ATGACGGGTGTGGACGAAATACTCAATTACCAAAGGAGCCCTGACGACGACTTCTACGCGTTGCTGGGCTGCGACGAAAACTCCAGC GCGGAGCAAATCACCGCAGAGTTCAAAATACTTGCCCTGCAACATCATCCTGATAAGAATGATGGCGACAAAGAAGCAGAAGCCAAATTTCAGAAACTGAAG GAAGCGAAGGAGACGCTGTGCGACCCGGGAAAGCGGGCGCTGTACGACAAGTGGCGGCAGAGCGGCATCGCCATGGGCTACAAGCAGTGGCTCGGCATGAAGGAGCACGTGCAGCAGTCCATGCACTGGTCCAAGCCCAACACCAAG GACCGCATGGTGGAGGGTGCCTCCGGGCCGTCCAGCCTGGGGCCGGCCGGcggcgccgcgcgccgcgccTCCGAGGGCGGCGCCGCGCTGTGGGGCCGCTGGGGAGGCAACCAGGAGCCGCCCTCCGAGGTCATCTCCAAATTCCGCAACTATGAAATCTAA
- the LOC125228389 gene encoding LOW QUALITY PROTEIN: prolyl 4-hydroxylase subunit alpha-1-like (The sequence of the model RefSeq protein was modified relative to this genomic sequence to represent the inferred CDS: inserted 1 base in 1 codon) has protein sequence MMVPTISHIACLSLFLLHLESWTHAELFTAIAEMEPLLQTHKRIIDDLDHYILKEEERIAVLKRHLDLYKLEHEKAMDDIPNYLGNPINAFTLIKRLTTELDDIEDSIKIGTEYIKNVTMNHADVKYPTLEDLAGAAQALTRLQTTYHLSVHELSQGVLNGVTYSSSMSAADCYELMRALYNMKDYENALAWAMEALSKLKEETVWHSFTEIELLEYISFSHYLKGDVKSALEWTEKLLALEPEHPRARGNVPHFKKSIAEQEKATRRRQRGETGEEPAKPEVSDEMRDYAIERKKYEALCRGEMEISSEIAKRLKCRYLTENHPFLRYAPFKVEQVYISPDVFVFHDVITDDEIQRIQDMAMPRFKRAVVHDPKTGELVPAHYRISKSAWLRDAEAGVVARVTRRVHHMTGLSVASAEELQVVNYGIGGHYEPHYDFARKYENAFNHFDGNRIATVLFYMSEVAQGGATVFTELGLSVFPXKNAALFWMNLHPSGEGDMATRHAACPVLRGSKWVCNKWLHQGGQELLKPCNLDYQQEGIQRKIPRAVPKSSR, from the exons ATGATGGTTCCTACGATCTCGCACATAGCTTGCCTAAGCTTGTTCCTCCTGCACCTGGAGTCATGGACGCACGCGGAGCTGTTCACCGCCATCGCAGAGATGGAGCCACTGCTGCAGACGCACAAGAGGATCATTGACGACTTGGACCATTATATTCTGAAGGAAGAGGAGAGAATAGCGGTATTGAAACG GCACTTGGACTTGTACAAGCTCGAACATGAGAAGGCCATGGATGACATTCCTAACTATTTGGGAAATCCCATCAATGCATTTACCTTAATCAAAAGACTGACTACGGAATTAGATGATATAGAAGATAGTATTAAAATTGGCACAG AATACATCAAAAACGTTACGATGAACCACGCAGACGTAAAGTACCCCACACTAGAGGATTTGGCGGGCGCGGCGCAGGCCCTCACGAGATTACAGACCACCTACCACTTGAGCGTGCACGAGCTGTCTCAGGGCGTGCTCAACGGAGTCACCTACAG TTCCTCCATGTCGGCGGCGGATTGCTACGAGCTCATGCGAGCGCTGTACAATATGAAAGACTACGAGAACGCTCTAGCCTGGGCCATGGAGGCGCTCAGCAAACTGAAGGAGGAGACTGTCTGGCATTCTTTCACGGAGATCGAACTGCTCGAGTACATCAGCTTCTCCCATTACCTGAAGG GAGACGTGAAGAGTGCCCTAGAATGGACGGAGAAGCTGCTCGCCTTAGAACCTGAGCATCCGCGGGCGCGGGGCAACGTTCCGCACTTCAAGAAATCCATCGCCGAGCAGGAGAAGGCCACTCGTAGAAGGCAGCGAGGG GAAACCGGGGAAGAGCCGGCAAAGCCCGAGGTGTCCGACGAAATGAGGGACTACGCCATCGAGAGGAAAAAGTACGAGGCGCTGTGCCGTGGCGAGATGGAAATCTCTAGTGAAATTGCTAAAAG ACTGAAGTGCCGTTATCTAACGGAGAACCATCCTTTCCTGCGCTACGCGCCGTTCAAGGTCGAACAGGTGTACATCAGCCCAGATGTGTTCGTGTTTCATGACGTCATTACCGACGATGAGATCCAGCGCATCCAGGATATGGCCATGCCGAGG TTCAAACGCGCCGTCGTCCACGACCCGAAGACGGGCGAGCTGGTCCCCGCGCACTACCGCATCAGCAAGTCGGCCTGGCTGCGCGACGCCGAGGCGGGCGTCGTGGCGCGCGTGACGCGCCGCGTGCACCACATGACCGGCCTCTCCGTCGCCTCGGCCGAGGAGCTGCAGGTCGTCAACTACGGCATCGGCGGACACTATGAGCCGCATTACGACTTCGCCAGG AAATATGAAAACGCCTTCAACCATTTCGATGGCAACAGAATTGCTACAGTGCTGTTCTAC ATGTCGGAGGTGGCACAAGGCGGCGCGACAGTATTCACGGAGCTGGGCCTGAGCGTGTTCC CAAAGAACGCGGCGCTGTTCTGGATGAACCTGCACCCCTCCGGCGAGGGCGACATGGCcacgcgccacgccgcctgccCCGTGCTGCGCGGCTCCAAGTGGG TGTGCAACAAGTGGCTCCACCAAGGCGGGCAAGAACTGCTCAAGCCCTGCAACCTCGACTACCAGCAAGAAGGCATCCAGAGGAAGATCCCTCGCGCGGTGCCCAAGTCATCGAGGTAG